One Varibaculum prostatecancerukia genomic window, AGCGCGGCGGGAATAGGGGAGAAATACGGCGCTGATAAAAACCGACAAGGGATATCAGCGCCCGCTTCGCGATTTTTCCTCTCACTTTTTCCCCTTTTGTTTTACCTTACTCAAGGCTTGGTCTAAAGCCGCTCCTAGCTGCAGGTAGGAAGCATTTTTTGATTTCCCCAGAGCGCGAATCACGGTTAGGCTTCCGCTGCCTAGATTTTCTAGGCGACTAGCACTAAGTGCCCGAAGGCGCCGTTTAACTCGGTTACGATCAACTGCCCTAGGCAAGAACCTTTTAGGTACAACGAAACCGACCAGCGGCGCCGCAGTGCCAAACTGGTCGGGTAGGTGGTGCACCACCATTAGTTGATTTCCGACGCTTATTCCCCGCCGAAACACTAAGGAAAAATCGGCTGATTTTTTCAGGCGATTGGCCTGGGGCAACATGCTCTAAGCCGAGAGTTCCTTGCGTCCTTTATTCCGGCGATTAGCAATAATGGCTCGCCCTGCGCGGGTACGCATCCTCGCCCTAAAGCCGTGTTTCTTGGCTC contains:
- the rnpA gene encoding ribonuclease P protein component codes for the protein MLPQANRLKKSADFSLVFRRGISVGNQLMVVHHLPDQFGTAAPLVGFVVPKRFLPRAVDRNRVKRRLRALSASRLENLGSGSLTVIRALGKSKNASYLQLGAALDQALSKVKQKGKK
- the rpmH gene encoding 50S ribosomal protein L34; amino-acid sequence: MTKRTFQPNNRRRAKKHGFRARMRTRAGRAIIANRRNKGRKELSA